GGCGCCGGCAGCGCGCTTCGTTTCGGCGGTCACGCCGAGGGCGCCACGGCGACCGCCAGCTCGCGGCTGGTCGGCAACGTCCTCGGGACGCTCGCCGAGGGCGACGTGCCGGGGCGCCCTCACGATAGCGCCGCCCTCGCTCGGTTTCGCGAGGAGCTCTCCGAGGATCCAAACCGACCGCGTTATCACCTCACGCCGCCCGCGAACTGGCTCAACGATCCCAACGGGCTGATCCGGTGGAACGGCCGGTATCACGTCTTCTACCAGTACAACCCCGCCGGTCCCATGCACGGGACGATCCACTGGGGCCACGCCACGAGCGAGGATCTGGTCCGCTGGGAAGACGAGCCGGTCGCCTTATCACCCTCGCCCGAGGGCCCCGATCGGGACGGCTGCTGGTCGGGCTGTGCGGTCGACGACGACGGGACCGCGACGCTGTTTTACACCGGCGGCAGGGGAGCGATCCAGCTTCCCTGCCGGGCGAGTGCGACCGACCCCGATCTCAGGACGTGGGCGAAAGACCCCGACAACCCCGTGATCGAGCAGGTCCCCGAGAACGTCGTCGGCTCCGAACACTGGGAGGCGGAGTTTCGCGATCACTGCATCTGGTTCGAGGACGGGCTGTGGCACCACCTGATCGGCTCCGGGCTCGCGGACGCCGGCGGGGCGGTCTTTCGGTACACCTCGCCGGACCTGCGCGAGTGGGAGTACGCCGGCCCGATCCTGGTCGGTACCGGCGAGACCGGCGGGATGTGGGAGTGTCCAGAACTGTTGGATCTGGGCGAGCGCCGCCTGCTTCACGTCTCGAACTACGAGGAGGTTATCTCGTTTCTCGGTCAGTTCGAGGACGGCCAGTTCCACGTCGAGAGCGAGGAGCGTCTCGACCACGGCGACTTCTACGCCCCCCAGTCGCTCGTCGACGACGGGCGGGCGCTCACGTGGGGTTGGCTCCCCGAGGCGCGCGACGAGCGCGCCCAGTGGGACGCCGGCTGGTCCGGTGTGCTCTCGTTGCCCCGCGAACTCGCCTTCGAGGAGGGCCACCTGCGCCAGCGCCCGGCCCCCGAACTCGAAGCGCTCCGGACGACCCACACCTGCCGCGGGATCCACGTTTCCGATGGCGAGCGCTCGCTCGAACTCTCGGGACGCCATCTCGAACTCGACGCGACGATCCACGCCGAGGACGCGGACGAGGTCGAACTCGCGGTCCTTGAATCACCCGACGGCGTCGAGCGCACGCCGATCC
The DNA window shown above is from Halalkalicoccus jeotgali B3 and carries:
- a CDS encoding GH32 C-terminal domain-containing protein, producing the protein MFENAAGVGLLHVGERSPEQRAAHEWCRAAATAADPVDPTAESLDPARHDVLWWHRSEPVEALSANARESIRSYLSDGGGLFLSLQALTAVPALGIDPVGPDAVGIEDPDEPIGYLAKRLHREHPIFEGFDDLRIHTAAPGEQPFARYVEVLPERGEVLSALVHGADDAVRDLPLVSWRVGEGRVIGAGSALRFGGHAEGATATASSRLVGNVLGTLAEGDVPGRPHDSAALARFREELSEDPNRPRYHLTPPANWLNDPNGLIRWNGRYHVFYQYNPAGPMHGTIHWGHATSEDLVRWEDEPVALSPSPEGPDRDGCWSGCAVDDDGTATLFYTGGRGAIQLPCRASATDPDLRTWAKDPDNPVIEQVPENVVGSEHWEAEFRDHCIWFEDGLWHHLIGSGLADAGGAVFRYTSPDLREWEYAGPILVGTGETGGMWECPELLDLGERRLLHVSNYEEVISFLGQFEDGQFHVESEERLDHGDFYAPQSLVDDGRALTWGWLPEARDERAQWDAGWSGVLSLPRELAFEEGHLRQRPAPELEALRTTHTCRGIHVSDGERSLELSGRHLELDATIHAEDADEVELAVLESPDGVERTPIRLTDEELRLERAPSSLDDRVTTEAQHMPVGDLERPLSVRAFVDGSVVELFVNERRCLTSRVYPTREDSVGVSLAAHGGSARVELDAWTLGSAWNANRARSPTR